The following DNA comes from Mya arenaria isolate MELC-2E11 chromosome 11, ASM2691426v1.
TTCGTTTGTCTTCCATGACTGGTCTGGTATGTGGATGTCTGATTGTTTCATTTTCCCTTTGCCAATAGCCGAAGTGCGTTTTTCGTGCTCCTCCAAGATTGTGATGACGTTTCCAAACACTCCATACAACATCTGCTTGCTAGCTATTATAAGCAAAAGTATTATCTTTTACTTAAACAAAGAATATTGCAACGTATTTCTAAACTTGCAGATTGAATAAAGTGGGCAATATAGATATAATCAATATTAAGTTATATACGTACCTTCTTTTTGTCTAAGTAACATCTCTTGCGCCTGAGCATGCCTTGGAGAAGAAGGTCCAACGTTGTGACTTATATCTGCATCGTGGTCAACTGGATACTGACAAGTAGGGCGGTTTGAGCCTTGTTTTGGCCCTGTTTGGAATGTTGTCGACGGAGGTGCAGTTTCGTCAGTTTCCATCATCTCCTCGCCTCGCTCGTGCGGTGAGGTGGGTTGACCTTTCCTTTCAACTGGAGTTGTCTTGTCTTTATATCAAGCATACTTTTAGATAGAACAAGCTAGAGTGACAGTTTTTGAACTGTGTGTACAATCGCTGTTCTATAACTAGTATTAATAACAAGTATTAGATAGCAGAACAGTTTTACATAGTAGTGAATCATCTTCATTTAAGTATaacttgaaattattttctaCAGCGTGTTTACGTTTATAATTTAGGCGTTTCACTTGATATAATGGTTAATAAAAGAATAACAGcaagatatgttttataataaataaacaatgataacgTTGAGTATGGCTTATAAAGCGTTTTTAAATTGCACATGTATTTTGATATCATGtctgaacataaaatatattcgatgaacaaatatttttaaaagtttttttcctCAAAATTCAGTGGCAAGACTGAAAAAGACATCTTTGAAAATACCTCTTTGTTTGGTCGTATCCATATCCTGGTTTTCATTTCTCCCAAGAGTCTCAGATTGATTGTTTGCATCTTGTTGAACGTTGTTTCGATTGCTATAAGGCCCTTTCTTAGTTGATGCTTTCCTGCCGCCCGCTCTTGTATAATTTGACATTTCTGTTTTCTatctgtaaaaatatatttcttttttctgaataaTTATCACAATGTTAAATGCATTCAATCAATATAAGTCAAATAAGCCCTTCTTTTACTGTGGAGATTAAATTAAATCAACTAAATGAATATTGCGTACAGTTTATCCTCACAAAAATTCAGTAAACGTCAATTGTCTTCCGCCTAATGGTATAATAGGCTTGAAATGCACGCAAGCGTCATTCCTTGAAAGGTTTATCAACAGATTTCATCAGAAACAAGTATTCTATATATAATCATTTGTAAAAACCCAAAGTAGCACAATCGAAACTAATGAGAAGGTCAAGGTTAAAACTCTGCGAAATAAGTCCTATATGAAATGACTGGGTTATTTTTAATGTTCGAAGAATAAGAGGTCGATGAGACCAGTTAACTGAAACTCGAAGAAATTAATTTGCTTTACATTTATTTCGTTTTCTTGTACTTCCTTGTCTATTTAAAACTACGCTGCTTTTGAATTCTTTCAATGAAAATGGCAGATTTAACAATGGATTAGGGATTGCTATATACTGTCATATAAAGTAAATGAATTAAACTTACTTGAAGGTATTGCACTAAGAAGCAACTGCATCAATGGAGACAGAACGCCTTTAGCTGTGTATATTAATTtagcaaaacaatatattattatttattgacattatctttacatatttattcagAGTATGatcttgaaatattatattgtaactCGAAGGAGTTGGAGTAAAAAGGACAGCATAGTAAATAGACTATGAGGGGAAAGGGGTTTCCCTCCCCCGGGGGGAATTTTTAGACCATGATTATATGATATGAAGTGTAtcatcttaaaaatattttaagacatGTTTACACCTTGGCCGTTGGGGCGTTGGGATACTACAGCATTTTAAAGTGTGTAACCAAATGATTTTACGAACATCGCGTTTACTTGTAAAATACTATcgttttataaatgaaaaaagtgtAGAGACTGTTTTAATCCAATAATATATGACGTAATTGAACACAACAATAGTTTTTTAGCTAAAACAAAGATGTTTCATGGCTCACTATACTGTAATTAACGTTACTTCAAAACTTGCAATATGTCATGACGAAAAACAAGCATCAAAATAATCTGCATCAATTTGATGAAAAGTCTTTAATTAGACATTAAACTTCAGACAGTATTGATTAACAAGACATAATTTCGAGTTAAACTTTCACATTTATATAACGTTACATCATCAGAAAAGTGTGTTGgctgtttataaatattaatcaaataatGCCAACAATGAGCTCTTATCGTCATTTTGCAATCCTATCTATACAGTGATCCTTGTTTATGACACAAAagtaaattacaaatatttttccGAAAACGTATCACATTGTCTGATGAATGTGCATGTATAATACGTAACTTTGAACGTTTTATTGCCTGACTCTTGTTAGGATGAAAACAATGCCttcttgtgaaatattttaacattggcACCTTCAAGACTTGTTaaggttttaaatatttctttatttatagaACAACAGGGTCTCAAACCTTTCTTCAaagttgtcaattttctacTGGTCGGAAAGTAAACATGACATCTAggttatttgaatgtcattgtTGCCCATAAAAGCCATCCAGTCCGGAGTTTTTGTTTCGGAACCAGATATCAAGAATGTTGGCGcagtttttttattcatcattATACATGGAAGAAAAATTATAGATAAAACTTAAAAGAAACTACTTAGggtaaaatagtttaaaagtCCGTTACTCATTTATGCCTCATCCTCAGGGCGTTAACATATCTCATTTTGTGGCGTTTTGCTTAGGTTATCCaggaggggtggggggggggggcagggtCAATTGACAGCTTTAggtctaaaaaaatatattcagattCTACCACACTAGCATTACATAGTTTCCATTTACGATTTATACGTGTTATAGTATTATATCTTCCAATCTCGATTCCCAGATAGGGTGAATATAATGATAGTCTGAGTAATGCAGTTAGGTATTcatcatttgtattaatttcaaGAAATTTCTCGAAtttaaaatctttcaaaaattgtttaaaatgttttaacttgGGTTGCGAATTAACAGTATCAGACCAATGTTGTACAAACTGAACATATAGACGTTGCCTTACAGAAACAAGGCaagatttatcaatataattactTTACCAAACAAAGCTAGTAATAGTctaaacaaaatgattaaatgatTTACGTTTTTAGAagatacataattttattttggttttacaCCATTTGCATGAATATCTCGGCACATCATCCATCTGGGTTTGAAGGCTAATACGATCAGAAGAGAACAGTGCGATGACGTCCGCAAATAGTAACATATACAACGACAGGTTGTAAATATCACTATTCGTCATATCAAATTCTACATTGcctttaatatcatttataaacaaaataaataaaagaggagCAAGGGTTCCCCTTATAGTCAATAAATGCACAGCATAATTTTCGTTTCTGGGAAAACATCTTTTGAATAACagtttacaaaatgaatatacaaTCCACCGAACTGCAGTATCGCGAAAGACCATTaagcattatttaatttattattagtTTCACACTACTTATGTATCCTATATCTAAAAAATAACTAGAATATTTTGGAAGTTACATTAAACAGCGTGATGCCTCTATAATtagaatgatttgttttatcgCTATCTTTATGGATAGGCACACTAACATCCCTAGTCCAGGCTTCTCGATATaatcaattatcaaatatatggttgaaaatattcactaaataTGACCTGGTTGTACAAACGCTTCTTAAAAACTTGGAAGCCCTTTTGCATGTATATTTGAGTATCAATTAAAATGCTTTAACAAAGACTTAATATTATCAAGTTTGAGAATGAGATTGTTTTCCCTCGCCATTCTACGAGTACGGTACAATTTAGAATATTATAACCCCGTTGTCTATTGCGTAATATGTCCCCGTGATTTACCGCGATGACGCATTCTCTTACGCGGTGACAAGgcttttttgcaaaaaaaaaaacaacaacgcgTGATTGGAAGAGTTAATGTGTTTTGTGCGTTCAGCGAAAGGATGACCTTAAATACAAGGATATcgatatttcttgtttaaagaAACATACCTCTATGAACCTTTGATTAGGTGCACGTTTAAGATGAATACTTGTTCGGCTTTGGTCTATATTATCAATAGAACACTGCTATGTATTCTTCTCATTTGCCAGATTTATGTAAGTAACTTGATAGagaatatatttaaagcatCCTGTCGTAATATGGCCTTTTGTTATGTGccatacatttttaacaatctATTTCTTACAtttgtaaatgattatttatgCATCTCATGGAAAGATAACAGTTCATTATGTTAGGAACCAAACGAAAAAGTTGTGTAAAAAAGGACAACTCAGCTATGTACATCAACGTAAGAGGCGTAGTGGAATGGAACGGAACGCCTGTGCATACcggtaaatatttgtttagtcGACGAACGTGCTGGACTAGATAAGATCGGCTACAGGGATTGTCTCTGTAATTTCCATTGTATAATTCGCATGTATGTTAACGTTAGAGGATTCGTAAGTAGTTATAGGAGTTTATGGTCTAAAGATATCGtgttaaaaaatcagtttaGATATGTACTGTTTCATTGATACTGAATAAAACGCCTCAcattttgcatgttttacaGGATACGTTACAAATTTTGGGCTGGAACTGCGGCGACTATTGACACAATGGAGAATACATAAAAGGGGACTTCGAAGGTTTTACGTTTGACTTGTTCAAATGATGGGAAAGAAGGGTGCTGATCTTTGCAAAGAGATTTAAAGACTATTGAAATAGATAAAATGAccattttttatatagaaattgGTATATGTATAATGTTAGTAATAATGAGGACGTTGATAGCTATGACAAGGGCTGGTTCATTGTGAATTACAAATGGCATGGAATGTATagagtataatatataatgaatgttttttcatatttgtttgatttaaaagtattaataacgttatcatgtttaaaagtaagTATGGTGTTTGTTTATTACAGGGTCACCCCGTGCATTCAAGAGTCAGTCAAGTGTACATTTGAGAAACGTTCGTCGTTAAACATCCTTATTCCCGATTTCTATCCTGTATGTTGGGCGCCTAGCAAAAAGGCAATTGGTACCCATTTTTAAAATAGCTGCTTGGTCAGCATCATACCAATGTTTTGCTATAACTGCATAGAgtacatattaaaatacattcgTTTTATAGTAAAATGAGAAGTATATTTGTTGTGATGTTTTAACcaaattgcattaaaaaaacGCTCTGTGATTCACATGCATgccaataaaatgtaaatgaaatccTTGTTCATGTGTTTCTTGTCTCGCAGAACAATAGACAAATGCATGTTTgccaaaaaatattgaaaacgcACACTAAAAACGATATTTTTATTCAGAAACGCATGTTTGCTGCATACCAAATGTGTGAACAAGATTCCTGTTTCTATGTCGGTTCAATTCAAATTGTACACACAAACACAGTAACAATAATATACCAAATAGACTTTAATAACGTGACATACAATTCCACTTCAATTACGAAATCACGAAACAATACCATGACACGAGTGTTTGGATGTCTgagtacttttatttatttgttgtattgttttccAAGTTCCTGTAACAATGAAATCGCCCACTCACTCCCCCCTTTTCCTGCGTATTGTATTGCCATTGACAACGAGAAGCAAAACCCTTCAAAATCAGCCGTGAAATACTCTCCCTGGTGACAGTCCTTCTTGCATTTCCATCCCCACTCTATAATCTTTCCTGAAATGGCATATCAATTATTAGAATGTAcacaaacaatgtaaatatatatcatggtaGTTTTTACAAACAGATATCAGTATAAAAAGAGACAAacgaaatttaattaaattaaacaccTGTATGTGTTCCAGGGCGACATTCCATTATTCCCTTCTCATTTATGTACATGCTTGTGCCATCTTCTTTGCAAAGCCATGTTCCTCTGAAAAAGCATCAGTTAGTTTAACAGTATCTACTcatcataatgtttaaaaaagataactaagtaggtattttgtttgaacattaaaacgtttataaaaaaaaccctgatTATACACGTCAGACAAGTCTGTTTTTCCTTATTAACACAAAGGACAATCCAAAGAATTTCATTTGAGTACCTAGTAGCACGTACGTTAATGACGGATACATACAAGTGACAATATTATGCGGCATACGTTCAAATGTTTATAACCATAAACACTTTCTTGATGAAACCATAATCATTTTCGTATTAAATCTTTCCttgaattaaattcattttcagtTTATCAATTAATTATAGTGTTATCAAGCATACAATAAGTAATTCATCAAGAACATTATAGTTCATATAAATTTTCATacacaaattcaaaatttaaaaataaatcttattcCCGATCCAAGCAATTTAACCCGTACGACTATAGTAATTTCGAATAGCATTGAACTCCTTCCAGTCAAACGATCCGAGCTGAATGACTGTTAAGCATCTATATATACACTTATCCAGTAAAGCCATAAAAGCGATATCACTTTACTAGATGATTAGATTTATTTGTACACCAACAAGCAATATGTAAAAGTTAGATACTAATAATGCTAGGTGTTTGCAcatatttgtgggccaatgacaatcgaggatcTACCCGCTTTACTGTTGCTTCATATCATATAGAGCAGATTTAAAGGTGAATACAAACACTTATTTTTGTAGAAAGTATTTTGTCGATCTACATCAGTTAGTACAGTTGtctattttacatatatatatctgcTCCCTCTGCACATGTGCGAAGTAACTGTTATTGACAGCTAAGGGTGTTTTTGTCTGGAGGCATTTGTCccgaatttaaattaaatgtgtattAAGCTATCGAATCGTATTGACAACACTTCAgtctacatttaaatatttttgtgaccatattgaaataaaatataaagcatttaCGTATGGTCTTTTactaattttattattttctttcttatatCGTATATCTTATCTTTTATCTTTCTTATATTCTTAtcttctttgttttcttttttttcttaccAAGCAAGCACAATTTAGTACCGAATGTGCAAACTTTTCTAAATAGTCATTCGCATGCGAAAATAGATCAGAATAGCGTTATAGAAAATAGCATTACATcattataaatgacaaaaataacgATGTCATCCCAGGATCCGTACTATGCAAACGTACCGAGGTAATTATAATAAtctaaatatatacaattggtTGATTTTAACGAAAGCCTGGATTCATCTTTCGGTTCTTTTCCCCTTTTGTATAaacttcaatttattttatttgctattatgaaatattcacaaagCCGCAACAATATGACATCGCAAGACACTAATGTACTGATATAGTTAAgctacaatatttatgcgaaaagctacagaaacaagcttagtagcaaaacgtttacaCATAAACCCGACTAAGACTATATTTTTACGCAAAAGCATCAAAGACGCCGCgaatgttttagaaatgttggTACAACATTGAAACCTCTTCTAATTTGATGTCGCGTTTTCACTTTCGTGCAAAATACCAAGTGACTACAAAGaggcattcggagctcctcggc
Coding sequences within:
- the LOC128208819 gene encoding uncharacterized protein LOC128208819 isoform X2, which codes for MSNYTRAGGRKASTKKGPYSNRNNVQQDANNQSETLGRNENQDMDTTKQRVERKGQPTSPHERGEEMMETDETAPPSTTFQTGPKQGSNRPTCQYPVDHDADISHNVGPSSPRHAQAQEMLLRQKEASKQMLYGVFGNVITILEEHEKRTSAIGKGKMKQSDIHIPDQSWKTNEDVKANVETQLLLFQTQSKFCPEEVRLSVNDELRLKTIAWFGVREDSKLDIGETDEFACRLYEILVKGATQHDILDRPRSPVTEKTMRETLPGILRGKHDARELDDSFKKDKNKKAETPKTRQAEVDDAYMMGLSRIERTEPKLKKFLDEDFSLIQYMGPKSIC
- the LOC128208819 gene encoding uncharacterized protein LOC128208819 isoform X1 encodes the protein MSNYTRAGGRKASTKKGPYSNRNNVQQDANNQSETLGRNENQDMDTTKQRDKTTPVERKGQPTSPHERGEEMMETDETAPPSTTFQTGPKQGSNRPTCQYPVDHDADISHNVGPSSPRHAQAQEMLLRQKEASKQMLYGVFGNVITILEEHEKRTSAIGKGKMKQSDIHIPDQSWKTNEDVKANVETQLLLFQTQSKFCPEEVRLSVNDELRLKTIAWFGVREDSKLDIGETDEFACRLYEILVKGATQHDILDRPRSPVTEKTMRETLPGILRGKHDARELDDSFKKDKNKKAETPKTRQAEVDDAYMMGLSRIERTEPKLKKFLDEDFSLIQYMGPKSIC
- the LOC128208820 gene encoding uncharacterized protein LOC128208820; this translates as MVWIELKDFKCPSADCDSRGTWLCKEDGTSMYINEKGIMECRPGTHTGKIIEWGWKCKKDCHQGEYFTADFEGFCFSLSMAIQYAGKGGSEWAISLLQELGKQYNK